GCTGAAGCGATCCGTCGCCCCCACGGACATCCTGGAACGCTACGGTGCCGTGATCGAATCGGTGAGTGGAAGCCCGCTGACGAACGGGAACAAAGTCACCCTGCTCATCGATGGTCCGGCGACCTATGCCGCCATGTTCAAGGCGATGGAGAACGCCAGGGACCATATCAACTTCGAAACCTTTATCATCGAAGACGATGAAACGGGTCGCAGATTTTCCGATCTGTTGTTGAAAAAGCAGGCGGAAGGCGTCCAGGTAAATCTCATTTATGACAGCAGGGGCGGCTTCCGTACTCCCGTTCCGTTTTTCCAGCGCCTGCGCGACGCGGGGATTCAGGTACTCGCATTCAACCCGGTCAATCCACTGAAGGCACGCAAATCATGGAACCTGGCACATCCGGATCACCGCAAGATCCTGATCGTCGACGGCAAAATTGTTTTTACCGGGGGCATCAACATCAGTGCGGTTTATTCGAGCTCGCCTTCCGGGATGAGCGGGCTTTCCGGGGGGAAACAGGGGAAAAAAGCACCGATACCCTGGCGTGACACGGACGTTCAGATCGAAGGCCCGGTGGTCGCCGAATTCCAGAAACTGTTTTTCGACACGTGGCAGCGGCAGAAGGGCCCGAAACTTTCCGGTCGGAACTATTTCCCGGATCTGAAAGCGGCGGGGAACGCCCTGGTGCGAGCGGTCGGCAGTTCCCCGGGAGAGTCCAACAGACTCACGTTCGTTTTGTATGTGGCCGCCATCACGTTTTCGGAACGATCGCTCCACGTGACGAATGCTTATTTTGTCCCCGACGCCGAAACGATGAAAACCCTCCGCGATGCCGCCGGGCGCGGTGTCGACGTGAAGCTCGTTCTTCCCGGGAACACGGATACTTCCCTGACCTTGAGCGCAGGACGGTATTACTATTCCGAGCTTTTGAAATCGGGGGTGAAGTTATACGAACGCCGCGATGTCCTGCTACATGCGAAAACCGCGGTAATCGACAACGTCTGGTCGACCGTCGGGTCCACCAATATGGACTTCTGGAGTTTTTCAAGCAATGACGAGGTGAACGCGGTGATCCTGAGCCGGGAATTC
This sequence is a window from Deltaproteobacteria bacterium. Protein-coding genes within it:
- a CDS encoding phospholipase D-like domain-containing protein; the encoded protein is MTIMKPFFVFFLSVSVLFPGSGCATLPKVSDVIDEARAQEPPQILSAKGLLSPEKSKALMERLKRSVAPTDILERYGAVIESVSGSPLTNGNKVTLLIDGPATYAAMFKAMENARDHINFETFIIEDDETGRRFSDLLLKKQAEGVQVNLIYDSRGGFRTPVPFFQRLRDAGIQVLAFNPVNPLKARKSWNLAHPDHRKILIVDGKIVFTGGINISAVYSSSPSGMSGLSGGKQGKKAPIPWRDTDVQIEGPVVAEFQKLFFDTWQRQKGPKLSGRNYFPDLKAAGNALVRAVGSSPGESNRLTFVLYVAAITFSERSLHVTNAYFVPDAETMKTLRDAAGRGVDVKLVLPGNTDTSLTLSAGRYYYSELLKSGVKLYERRDVLLHAKTAVIDNVWSTVGSTNMDFWSFSSNDEVNAVILSREFAAQMEKMFARDIAESNEIRLEEWKKRPVLNKIKEWFAHQFERWL